Proteins encoded in a region of the Triticum dicoccoides isolate Atlit2015 ecotype Zavitan chromosome 3A, WEW_v2.0, whole genome shotgun sequence genome:
- the LOC119271464 gene encoding uncharacterized protein LOC119271464, with translation MQPFSRHTCFFASLKQVEDRLAAEEQPPAPRQPVAPPLFSDTMTASPLFLGASTATATDRGGAGGESSDAALDFLTLSKDEARVQEPQQDSDDGDDDSGADIARLMALLGLSPSPWIGDDGRDSGGCDCSGGDGFMAKVVGVVGPKCEREKRRVDGWIQHYYGDGGGCREPARLAHLLLAKASWSLDGEGLEGRAAIAFPSAVKEFLERDAPARLTEGEHRETE, from the exons ATGCAGCCCTTTTCGCGGCACACCTGCTTCTTCGCGTCCCTCAAGCAG GTGGAAGACCGGTTGGCGGCGGAGGAGCAGCCGCCGGCGCCTCGACAGCCCGTCGCGCCGCCGCTGTTCTCTGACACCATGACCGCATCCCCGCTCTTCCTCGGCGCGTCGACGGCCACGGCCACCgaccgcggcggcgccggcggggagAGCAGCGACGCGGCGCTGGACTTCCTCACCCTCTCCAAAGATGAAGCGCGCGTGCAGGAGCCCCAACAAGACTCCGATGACGGCGACGACGATAGCGGGGCGGACATAGCGCGGCtgatggcccttctgggcctgtcgCCGTCGCCATGGATCGGCGACGACGGACGAGACAGCGGCGGGTGCGACTGCAGCGGCGGCGACGGGTTCATGGCGAAGGTCGTCGGAGTGGTCGGGCCCAAGTGcgaaagggagaagaggagggtggACGGCTGGATCCAGCATTACTACGGCGATGGCGGCGGGTGCAGGGAGCCCGCGAGGCTGGCGCACCTCCTGCTCGCCAAGGCCTCGTGGTCCTTGGATGGAGAAGGCCTCGAGGGTAGAGCAGCCATTGCATTCCCTTCCGCGGTGAAGGAGTTCTTGGAGCGTGACGCGCCGGCGCGGTTGACGGAGGGGGAGCATAGGGAGACAGAGTGA